Within Serratia odorifera, the genomic segment AAAACCTCCGCCGTGGCAGATTCTTTGTATCAATAGCAACAGAAGCGAACAGTCAAGCGCACGCTACCGGTTACCGTTAACTTCACCGGTAAATCAGCAGCGCAGAGCGGAGAGGTTTACCGGTGAACCGAGTGGGTGTTTGCGGGGGTAGGCTCAGGGTCCATACGGGTGATAACCTCCGGTAAGTGAAAAGACAGGGCGGCCGCCGCGGCCGCACCGACAATGCGCAGATACGCGCTCAGCACCAGGATCCATTTTGCAAAATGCGCTATTCTGACCGGCACTGACAGAGCACAAAGTTTACGCCCTTCAACTTAAACGATAAATAAACCATGCAAAACCGGCTGACAATCAAGGATATAGCTCGCCTGAGTGGCGTAGGAAAATCCACCGTATCACGCGTTTTGAACAACGAAGGCAGCGTGAGCCCACAAACCCGCGAACGGGTGGAAGCGGTGATCCGTCAGCAGGGATTCACCCCGTCCAAGTCGGCACGCGCCATGCGCGGGCAGAGCGATAAAGTGGTGGGTATTATCGTTTCCCGTCTGGATTCACCGTCGGAAAACCAGGCGGTGCGCACCATGTTGCCGCTGCTGTATCAGCAGGGTTATGACCCGATCGTGATGGAAAGCCAGTTCGAAACCCGTCTGGTACAGGAGCATTTGCACGTCTTGGCGCAGCGCAACGTCGACGGCGTGATCCTGTTCGGCTTTACCGGGCTGACCGCCGACATGCTGCACCCGTGGCAGGAAAAAATGGTGGTGATGGTGCGTGAATACGCCGGCTTTTCCTCGGTGTGTTATGACGACGTCGGCGCGGTCAATTTATTGATGGCACACTTGCAGCGCCAGGGCCACCGGCACATCGGCTACCTGGGGGTGCAGCAATCGGACGCCACCACCGGCCAACGCCGCTATCAGGCCTATCTGGACGCCTGCCGACAGCAGCAGATTGAACCGCACGCGGCGCTAGGCGAACTGAGCTATCAGAGCGGCTTCCAGCTGGCAGCGTCGGCGATCGCCGAACAGACCACCGCGCTGGTCTGCGCGTCGGACAGTATTGCGCTCGGCGCGATCAAGTATCTGCAACAGCAACAGGCTCGTCCGATTCAGGTGTGCGCCATCGGCAATACCCCACTGCTGAGCTTTCTGTTCCCGGAGACGCTGTCGGTGGAGTTCGGCTACGGCAGCGCCGGTGTACAGGCAGCACAGCAGCTGCTTGGGCAACTCAACGGTGAACTCGCCATTCGGCGCATCGTGGTACCCAGCAAACTTTCCTGATTAAAAAACGCACTTATTTTGGCATTTTGTGATCGTCGCCCCAATCCGGGAACGTTCCCATTTCATTAAAAAAGCCAAATGGCTAAGCTTCGATCAGCTCGAGATCCCAACACATGGACGTTGCATCCAGGCGGCAAGCAAATGCATCCCGAGGAGCTGACTCAAGTCAGTGATTCGGGTAAATGCGCGTAGCCAACGCCGATGCGGCTTCAAGTATGACGGATAGTTACCCTAAATAATTGGAGTTGCATCCAGGCGGCAAGCAAATGCATCCCGATGAGCTGACTCAAGTCAGTGATGCGGGTAAAAGCGCATAGCCAACGCCGATGCGGCTTCAAGTATGACGGATAGTTACCCTAAATAATTGGAGTTGCATCCAGGCGGCAAGCAAATGCATCCCGATGAGCTGACTCAAGTCAGTGATTCGGGTAAATGCGCGTAGCCAACGCCGATGCGGCTTCAAGTATGACGGGTAACCGGCTCACCTCTGCGTTCTGCCAAAAAAGGTACTTATAATGAGTAAAGTCAACCAGCAGGATATCGATCGTCTGATCGTGTTGGTGGGCGGCCGCGACAATATTGCGACCGTCAGCCACTGCATTACCCGGCTCCGTTTTGTGCTGAAGGATCCCAGCAAGGCCAGCCCGAAAGAGATTGAGGAGCTGCGCATGGTCAAGGGCTGCTTCACCAACGCCGGGCAATTCCAGGTAGTGATTGGCCCGGAAGTCGGCGATTACTATCAGGCGCTGATCGCCGCCGCCGGCGTCAACGAAGCCGATAAGGAGCAGGCCAAGGTGGCGGCGCGCCAGAACATGACCTGGTTCGAACGCACCATTTCGCACTTTGCCGAAATCTTCTTCCCGCTGCTGCCAGCGCTGATCAGCGGCGGCTTGATCCTCGGCTTTCGCAATGTGATCGGCGATATCCCGATGTCCGACGGCCAAACGCTGGCACAGTCCAGCGCCGGTTGGAAAACCGCTTATGACTTCCTGTGGCTGCTCGGCGAAGCGATCTTTATGTTCCTGCCGGTGGCGATCTGCTGGTCAACGGTGAAAAAAATGGGCGGCACGCCGGTATTGGGCATCGTGATGGGCATTACGCTGGTGTCGCCGCAGCTGATGAACTCCTACCTACTCGGCCAGCAGTTGCCGGAAGTGTGGAATTTCGGCTGGTTCACCATTGAAAAGGTCGGTTATCAGGCGCAGGTGATCCCGTCGATCCTGGCCGGCATGGCGCTGGGCTGGATCGAAACCCGCTTGAAAAGGATCGTGCCGGATTATCTGTATCTGGTGGTGGTGCCGGTGGTTTCGCTGCTGCTGGCAGTGTTCCTGGCGCATACGCTGATCGGGCCATTTGGCCGCATGATCGGTGATGGCGTCGCCTGGGCGGTAAAATCGGTAATGACCGGCGCCTTTGCGCCGATTGGCGCCGCGCTGTTCGGCTTCCTGTATGCGCCGCTGGTGATTACCGGCGTACACCAGACCACGCTGGCGATCGATATGCAGATGATCCAGAGCATGGGCGGCACCCCGGTGTGGCCAATCATCGCGCTGTCCAACATTGCGCAGGCGTCGGCGGTGCTGGGCATCATCATCGTCAGCCGCAAAACCAACGAACGTGAAATCTCCGTACCGGCCGCCATTTCGGCCTACCTCGGCGTCACCGAACCAGCGATGTACGGTATCAACCTGAAATATCGCTTCCCGATGCTGTGCGCGATGATCGGTTCCGCCGTCGCCGGCCTGATCTGCGGTCTCGACGGCGTGATGGCCAACGGCATTGGCGTCGGTGGTTTACCGGGCATTCTGTCTATCCAGCCGCAGTTCTGGATGGTGTTTGCGCTGGCCACCCTGGCGGCGGTGGTTATCCCACTGGTACTGACGGTGCTGATTTACCAACGCAAGGCGCGCCGCGGCGAGCTGCTGGTTTTATAATATTCCCCAGCCCTTCTCACCAGGCGCTGGCCGAGTGATGGAGGATGACGGGAACCGGGGCCGACGGTTCGGCCCCACGGTTACAGTCAAAAGGTATTCTGTTATGAGCAACCCAATCCCCTGGTGGCAAAACGGCGTCATCTATCAAATCTACCCGAAGAGCTTTCAGGACAGCACCGGCAACGGCTACGGCGATCTGGCCGGCGTGATCCAGCGGCTGGACTATCTGCAAGAGCTGGGCGTTGACGCCATCTGGCTGACGCCGGTGTACCTCTCGCCGCAGGTGGACAATGGCTACGACGTGGCGGATTACTGCGCCATCGATCCGGCCTACGGCACGCTGGAGGACTTTGAGCGGCTGGTCGCCGCCGCGCATCAGCGCAGTATCCGCATCGTCATGGATATGGTGTTCAACCACACCTCTACCGAGCACCCGTGGTTCAAGGCGGCACAGGATCGCCACAGCCCGCATCGTCAGTTTTACATCTGGCGCGACGGCAGCGAACAGACGCCGCCCAATAACTGGCGCTCCAAATTTGGCGGTCAGGCGTGGCAGTGGCACGCCGACAGCGGCCAGTACTACCTGCACCTGTTCGCCACCGAACAGGCGGACCTGAACTGGGAACATCCGCCGGTGCGCGAAGAGCTAAAAAAAGTCTGCCAGTTCTGGGCCGACAAAGGCGTCGACGGCCTGCGTCTCGACGTGATTAATCTGGTGTCAAAACAACAGGATTTTCTGGACGATACCCTCGGCGACGGCCGGCGCTTTTACACCGACGGGCCGCGGATCCACGAATTTCTGCAGGAAATGAGCCGTGAGGTGTTCCAGCCGCGCGGCCTGATGACGGTCGGCGAGATGTCGTCGACCACGTTGGAACATTGTCAGCAATATGCGGCTAACAGCGGCGAAGAGCTGTCAATGACCTTTAACTTCCACCATCTGAAGGTGGACTATGCCAACGGTGAAAAATGGACGCTGGCCGCGCCGGATTACGTCGCCCTGAAGTCCATTTTCCGCCACTGGCAGCAGGGTATGCACAACCGGGCGTGGAACGCACTGTTCTGGTGTAATCACGATCAGCCGCGCATCGTGTCACGCTTTGGCGATGACGGCGAGTTGCGCGTGCCGGCGGCCAAAATGCTGGCACTGGTGCTGCACGGCATGCAGGGCACGCCGTACATTTATCAGGGCGAAGAGATCGGCATGACCAACCCCGGTTTCCAGCGTATTGAGCAATACCGTGATGTGGAAAGCCTGAATATGTACGCCGAACTCAGCGCCCAAGGCATCAACGATCGGCAACTGCTGGCCATTCTGGCCTGCAAATCACGCGACAATGGCCGCACGCCAATGCAGTGGAGCGCCGCCGCCCATGCCGGCTTTACCTGCGGTTCGCCGTGGATTGCCTGCGCCGACAATTACGCGCAGATCAACGCCGACGCGGCGCTGGCCGACCAGGATTCGGTGTTTTACACCTACCGTCACCTGATTGCGTTGCGCAAGCAGCACCCGCTGCTGACCCACGGCGATTACCAGGATCTGGCGCCCGAACACCCGGCGCTGTGGTGCTACCAGCGCAGCTGGAACGGCCAGCGGCTGTTGGTGGTCGCTAACCTGAGCCGCGAACCGCTGCGCTGGCAGGCAGAAGGGGTCGACGCCGGCGATCTGTGGCGCCAGTTGGCCGCCAACTATGCCGATGCACCGGCGTTACCGCAGGCAACCACGCTGCGCCCGTTTGAAGCGGTGTGGTGGCTGCGGGAAGATTGACGCCAGACGGGCCTGCCCGCGCGGGCCCGGCTGTTGCCAGTAACCGCGATCGCCATCACAGTTTGCCACATTGTTTTTATTGCCTACCGATACATTCAACCCGCGGATTATGGGGGCTGCATTCATCTGCACGATTTACGTTTGTACAGCGAACCAACTGTCACCAAACTTCCTTGTCCTACATCAAAAAAACCGCCACAACACCCATATATAGTGCATAGATAATTTCCATCACCTATATGTAGTAGTTATCCACAAAATCGTCCACACGTCGCTGCAGCCCTTGCACGCTGCGGTATTGCCCTGTGGATAAGCCCAACAACGGGCATAACGCTCCCGAGCGGAACAAGGAGTAGCATCGTGAAACCAGTAGTGATTAAACGGGACGGTTGTCAGGTACCTTTTGACCAGGCACGGATCGGGCAGGCTATCGAACGGGCCGCCCTGGCCGTCGGTGTGGTTGACGCCGACTACTGCGCCACCGTCGCCCGCGTGGTCGCTCAGCAAATGGAGCAACAGCAACGCGTTGATATCCATGACATTCAGCTGGCGGTTGAAAATCAGCTGATGGCCGGGCCGTACAAACAGCTGGCGCGCGCCTACATCGAGTACCGCCACGATCGCGACGTTTCTCGTGAACTGCGCGGCCGCTTGAACCAGGAGATCCGCGGCCTGGTTGAACAGAGCAACGTCGCGCTGCTGAATGAAAACGCCAACAAGGACAGCAAAGTGATCCCGACCCAGCGCGATCTGCTGGCCGGCATCGTCGCCAAGCACTACGCCAAACAGCACATTCTGCCGCGCGACGTGGTGCTGGCGCATGAACGCGGCGAGATCCATTATCACGATCTCGATTACTCACCGTTCTTCCCAATGTTCAACTGCATGCTGATCGATCTGAAAGGCATGTTGACCAACGGTTTCAAAATGGGCAACGCCGAGATTGAGCCGCCAAAATCGATCTCTACCGCCACCGCGGTCACGGCGCAGATCATCGCCCAGGTCGCCAGCCATATCTATGGTGGCACCACCATCAACCGCATCGATGAAATCCTGGCGCCGTTCGTCAGCGAAAGCTTCCGCAAGCACCAACAGGTGGCGCAACAATGGCAGATCCCGCAGCCCGATGACTACGCCATGGCGCGTACCGAAAAAGAGTGTTACGACGCGTTCCAGTCGCTGGAATACGAAGTGAACACGCTGCACACCGCCAATGGCCAGACGCCGTTCGTCACCTTTGGCTTTGGCCTCGGTACCGGTTGGCAGTCGCGAATGATCCAGCAGTCGATCCTGAAAAACCGCATCGCCGGGCTGGGAAAAAACCGTAAAACGGCGGTATTCCCCAAATTGGTGTTCGCCATCCGCGATGGCCTGAATCACCAGTACGGCGATCCGAACTACGACATCAAGCAGTTGGCACTGGAATGTGCCAGTAAGCGCATGTATCCAGATATTCTTAACTACGATCAAGTGGTTAGCGTTACCGGTTCATTTAAGACGCCAATGGGCTGTCGCAGTTTCCTCGGCGTTTACCAGGAAAACGGCGAACAGATCCACGACGGCCGCAACAATATCGGCGTGATCAGTCTGAACCTGCCACGCATTGCGCTGGAGGCGATGGGCAACGAAAAACGCTTCTGGCAGTTGCTGGATGAACGCCTGCTGTTGGCGAAGAAAGCGCTGATGACGCGTATCGCGCGCTTGCAGGGCATCAAGGCTCGGGTGGCACCGATTCTCTACATGGAGGGCGCCTGCGGCGTGCGTCTCAACGCCGACGATGACATCGCCGAGATTTTCAAGCATGGCCGCGCGTCGATCTCGCTCGGCTATATCGGCATTCACGAAACCATCAATGCGCTGTGCGACAACCGCAGCCATCTGTATGACGATGAGACGCTGCGTGCCAAAGCGCTGGCGATCGTCGAACGCCTGCGTGCCGCCACTGAAAGCTGGAAAGCGGAAACCGGCTACGGCTTCAGCCTGTACAGTACGCCAAGCGAAAACCTGTGCGATCGTTTCTGCCGGCTGGATACCGCCGATTTCGGCGTGGTGCCGGGCGTCACCGACAAGGGGTACTACACCAACAGTTTCCACCTCGACGTGGAGAAAAAGGTCAATCCGTACGACAAGCTGGACTTTGAGGCGCCCTACCCGCCGCTGGCCAACGGCGGTTTCATCTGCTACGGCGAATACCCGAACCTGCAGCACAATCTGAAGGCGCTGGAAGACGTGTGGGATTACAGCTACAGCCGCGTGCCGTATTACGGCACCAACACGCCGATCGACGAATGCTATCAGTGTGGCTACACCGGCGAGTTTTCCTGCACCAGCAAGGGCTTTACCTGTCCGAAATGCGGCAATCATGACTCGGCGAAGGTGTCGGTCACGCGTCGGGTGTGCGGCTATCTCGGCAGCCCGGACGCACGGCCGTTCAACGCCGGTAAACAGGAAGAGGTCAAACGCCGGGTGAAACACCTGGATAACGGGCAGATCGGCTAACGCCTGCCGCCTGATGGGCCAGCAGCAATCGGCTCATCAGGCGTTATCAATCCCAACAATGGCCTGATGGCAAACCGACTATGAATTATCACCAGTATTACCCGATCGATGTGGTCAACGGCCCCGGCACCCGCTGTACGCTGTTTGTCGCCGGCTGCGTTCATCAATGCCCCGGCTGCTACAACAAAAGCACCTGGCGGCTGAACTCCGGCCAGCCGTTCAGCGCACGGATGGCGGATCGCATCATTGCCGATCTCAACGACCAACGCATACCGCGTCAGGGGCTGTCGCTGTCGGGCGGCGATCCGCTGCATCCGGCCAACCTGGCGACAATATTGCAGCTGGTGCAACGGGTACGTGCCGAATGCCCCGGCAAGGATATCTGGCTGTGGACCGGCTACCGGCTGGATGAACTGGACCACCAACAGATGCAGGTGGTGGATCTGATCAACGTACTGATTGACGGCAAGTTCGTGCAGGATTTAAAAGATCCGGCGCTGATCTGGCGCGGCAGCAGCAATCAGGTGGTGCACAAGCTGCGCTAGATGCCTTCACCGACCATTACATCAACACCAGTCCCACCAGCCCAGTGGCGACGCCGCACAAGGCCACCAGCGCGGCGGTCAGGCACAGCGCCTTGGCAGAAAACGCCTTGTTGAGCATCAACAGCGAAGGCAGGCTGACGGCCGGCAGCGTCATCAGCAGCGCCAGCGCCGGGCCCGGCCCCATGCCCGCCAACATCATCGCCTGCACGATAGGGATTTCCGCCGCGGTGGGAATGACAAACAGGCAGCCGGCGATCGCCAGGCCGACAATCCACAGCAGGCTGTTGTCCACCGCGCCGTCGGCATGCGGGAACAGCCAGACGCGCGCCGCCCCCAGCAACAGCACCGCCAGGATATAAATCGGAATGGTAGACCAGAATAACGCCCACAGCGCCTTTATCCAGCGGCCGAAGAACGGTTGATCCGGCGTTTTCGCCTGCGGCATGACCGCCGCCTGCAGTGCTGCCGGCGGCGCATCGTTGGCGGTGAGGCGCTGCACCAGCCAGGCAATACCCAACACCATGACCACGCCGGCCACCAGTCGAATAACCGCAAACTGCCAACCGAGCACAAAGCCCATAAAGATCAGCGTCGCCGGGTTCAGTACCGGGTTACTTAGCCAGAATGCCAATGCCGCGCCGCTGGACACCGACTGCCGACGCAGCCCGGCGGCGACCGGCGCCGCACAGCAGGTACACATCATGCCGGGCAGCGCAATCAGCGTACCGAGCAACGTACCGGAAAAACGCCGGTGGCCGAGGGTACGCACCAGCCAGTCACGCGGGATCAATACCTGCACCAGCGACCCCAGCAGCACGCCGAGCACCGCCGCCTTCCACACCGCCTTGAAGTAGACCAGCGCGTATTGCCACGCCGCCAGCCACGGGCTGTCAGCCGGGTTGGCCAGAATGGAGTTGCCAATCGAATGGCTGTCTGCCGCCAAAAACGCCTTGCCGTAATACGGCTGCCACTTGACGTAATACAACCCGACGGCGACCACCAGCAGGAACAGGATTGGTTTCCACAGCGGCCATGCGCGAGCCGGGGATTCAGGAGCAGTAATGGGTTGAGACATGTTGCGAACCAGCGTGAGAGCAAACAATGGCGTTAGCTTAGCGCGACGTGCGCCGCTTGGCATCCCTCTGTCGAAAATAGTTCATCTGTTCGCCACCAACGCGTAACGCAATTGTCATCTCGCGGCGGCACCCTATGGCCAACGTGATCAACGGGTATGCACCATGCCGCAATTTACATTCGACATCACCGACAGCGCCCCGGCCAACGGAGGTTTTTATTATGATGCAGTTATCTAGACATCCGACCACTTACCCGACCCGTTACCAGCAAATCGCCGCGCAGTTGGAAGACGAGTTACGCGCCCACTACCGCTGCGGCGACTATCTGCCTTCAGAACAGCAACTGGCCGACCGCTACCAGGTCAATCGCCATACGCTGCGCCGTGCGGTCGATCAACTGGTGGAACGCGGCTGGCTGCAACGTCGCCATGGCATCGGCATTCTGGTGCTGATGCGCCCTTATGATTATCCGCTGCATGCCAAAACCCGCTTTAGCCAGAACCTGTTCGAGCAGGGAAGCCACCCCACCAGTGAGCGCTTACTCGCAGTTTTGCGCCCCTGCAACGGCCATATCGCCAGCGCGTTATCGCGTGAAGAGGGCGAAACGGTGATTCACCTGCGGACGTTGCGTCGGGTCAATGGCGTACCACTGAGCGTTATCGATCACTACCTGCCGGATCTGGATTGGTGGCCAGCGCTGCAACAGTTCCACAGCGGCTCGCTGCATGAATTTATCGAACAACGTATCCACCAGTCGCTGACCCGCAGCCAGACGCGCATCAGCGCCCGTCGCGCGCAGGCCAAAGAGAGCCAACTGCTGGAGATCGCCACCCACGCGCCGCTGCTGTGCGTGCGAACCCTGAATACCTGTGTCGGCAGCAACAGCGTGGCGGAATACTCCGTCAGCCTGGCGCGCGCCGACATGATCGAACTGACGATGGAGCACTGAATGCAATCCTTATCGAGCAGACAACGCTGGATGTCAGTGTTGGCGCACAGCCAACCGGCCCAGCTACGCAGCCACTGGCAGGCGCTGAACCTTAACCCGCGCTATCAACTGCTGCGCGCGCCGGAGATCGGCCTGGCGCAGTTGCAGGGGCGGATGGGAGCTACCGGCCGCCGCTTCGTGCTGGGCGACATGACCGTCACCCGCAGCGTGGTGCAACTGGACAACGGCGGCCACGGTTACAGCTACATCGCCGGGCGCGACAAGGCCCATGCCGAGCTGTGCGCGCTGGCCGATGCGCTGCTGCAACAGCCGGAACACCACGAACGGCTGCAACAGCGGCTGATTGAACCGCTGGCGGCGCTGCAGCAGGAGCAGCGTCAACTGCGCTCCCGCGCGGTGGCGTCCAGCCGGGTCGACTTCTTTACCCTGGTGCGGGGGGAATAACCATGAGTTTACTCACCGGCTTTGCCCAACCGATTGAACAGGCGCAGCATGCCTTCCGCTTGATGCTCAAGGCGTTAAGCGAACCGGGCGTCACGGTGACGCTCGGCGACGGGCCAGTATGGCCGCCGTTGAACGCCGCCGACACCGCAGCGCTGCTGACGTTGGCCGACGGGGAAACCCCGATCCATCTCTGCCCTGCCCTGCATTGTGAGCAAGTGCTGACAAACATTCGTTTCCACACCGGCGCGCCGCTGGCTGACACGCCGGCAGCGATCCGCTTTGCGCTGTGGGACGGCAGCCTGCAAGCGGCAGATTTAAGCCAATTACCGTACGGCAGCGATATTTCGCCGGAATTCGGCGCCACTCTGCTGGTGCAGGTGAGCAGCCTGACGGCAGGCGCACCGCTGCGCCTGAGCGGCCCCGGCATTGAGCGGCAACGGCTTATCAGCCCGGAACTGCCCGCCGCGCTGCGCGATTATCTGCTGGAACGTCCGCACCGCTTCCCGCTGGGCATTGACGTACTACTGACCTGTGGCGAGCAACTGATCGCCATTCCACGCACCACGCATCTGGAGGCCTGCTGATGTACGTCGCGGTGAAAGGGGGCGAAAAAGCCATTGAGGCCGCCCATCAGTTACAGGAAAACCTGCGTCGCGGTGATAGCGCGCAGCCGGCGCTGAGCGCCGAACAAATCGATCGGCAACTCGGGCTGGCGGTGGACCGTGTGATGACCGAGGGCGGCGTGTATGACCGCGAACTGGCGGCGCTGGCCGTCAAACAGGCCAGCGGCGATCTGGTGGAAGCCATTTTTCTGCTGCGCGCCTATCGCACCACGCTGCCACGGCTGGCGGTCAGCCAACCGCTGGCCACCGACAAGATGCGTCTGGAACGACGCATTTCTGCGGTTTACAAAGACTTGCCCGGCGGTCAGGTGCTTGGCCCAACCTACGATTACACCCATCGTCTGCTGGACTTCGCGCTGCTGGCAGAAGGCGAAACGCCCGCCGCGCCGTTGGCCGAAGAGCCGCTGCCGGAGCAATGCGCCCACGTGTTCGATCTGCTCAGCCAGCAGCAACTGGCGCAGCCCGAACTGGATGACGACAGCACGCCGGACGACATTACCCGCACGCCACCGGTTTACCCCTGCCCGCGTTCGGCACGCCTGCAACAGCTGGTGCGCGGCGACGAAGGCTTTCTGCTGGCGCTCGGTTATTCGACCCAGCGTGGCTATGGCCGCACCCACCCGTTCGCCGGGGAAATTCGCAGCGGCTACCTGACGGTGTCCATCGTGCCGGAAGAGTTGGGCTTTGCCATTGATATCGGCGAAATCCTGCTGACCGAATGCGAAATGGTCAACGGCTTCGTTGATCCGCCGCAACAGCCGCCGCATTTTACCCGCGGTTACGGGCTGGTATTCGGTCGCGCGGAACGCAAGGCCATGGCGATGGCGCTGGTCGATCGCGCTCTGCAAACCGCCGAATACGGCGAGAGCGTCGCCAGCCCGGCACAGGACGAAGAGTTCGTGTTGGCCCATGCCGATAACGTGGAAGCCGCCGGCTTCGTTTCTCACCTTAAATTGCCGCACTACGTTGATTTCCAGGCCGAACTGGAACTGTTGAAACGCCTGCGGCAGGAATTTGCCGAGCGTCAGGAGGCGCGTCATGACTGAAGTATTGAGCGGTTATAACCCCGGCTACCTGGACGAACAGACCAAACGCATGATCCGCCGCGCCATTCTGAAGGGCGTGGCCATCCCCGGCTATCAGGTGCCGTTCGGCGGTCGTGAAATGCCGATGCCATACGGCTGGGGCACCGGCGGCATTCAAATCACCGCCAGCGTTATCGGCCAGCACGACGTGCTGAAAGTGATTGACCAGGGCGCGGACGATACCACCAACGCCGTCTCCATCCGCCGCTTCTTCCAACGGGTGACCGGCGTCGCCACCACCGAACGGACGCCGGAAGCCACGCTGATCCAGACCCGCCACCGCATTCCGGAAACGCCGCTGCGGGAAGATCAGATCCTGATTTATCAGGTGCCGATCCCCGAGCCGCTGCGCTTTATCGAACCGCGCGAGACCGAAACCCGCAAGATGCACGCGCTGGAAGAATACGGCGTGATGCAGGTGAAACTGTATGAGGACATCGCTCGCTACGGCCACATTGCCACCACCTATGCCTATCCGGTGAAGGTCAACGACCGCTATGTGATGGATCCGTCGCCAATCCCGAAGTTCGACAACCCGAAAATGCACATGATGCCGGCGCTGCAACTGTTTGGTGCCGGGCGTGAGAAGCGCATCTATGCCCTGCCGCCGTTCACCAAGGTGGAAAGCCTGGACTTTGACGATCACCCGTTCAGCATCCAGCAGTGGGAAGAGCCGTGCGCGCTGTGCGGTTCGCGCCACAGCTATCTGGATGAGGTGGTGCTCGACGATCGGGGCAGCCGTATGTTCGTCTGTTCGGATACCGATTATTGCCGGCAGCAGCTGGCGCAACAGCAAGAGGCGCAGCACTGATGACTTCCGCACTTTTGGACAGCGCCCCGCTGCTGTCGG encodes:
- the treR gene encoding trehalose operon repressor TreR gives rise to the protein MQNRLTIKDIARLSGVGKSTVSRVLNNEGSVSPQTRERVEAVIRQQGFTPSKSARAMRGQSDKVVGIIVSRLDSPSENQAVRTMLPLLYQQGYDPIVMESQFETRLVQEHLHVLAQRNVDGVILFGFTGLTADMLHPWQEKMVVMVREYAGFSSVCYDDVGAVNLLMAHLQRQGHRHIGYLGVQQSDATTGQRRYQAYLDACRQQQIEPHAALGELSYQSGFQLAASAIAEQTTALVCASDSIALGAIKYLQQQQARPIQVCAIGNTPLLSFLFPETLSVEFGYGSAGVQAAQQLLGQLNGELAIRRIVVPSKLS
- the treB gene encoding PTS trehalose transporter subunit IIBC, which codes for MSKVNQQDIDRLIVLVGGRDNIATVSHCITRLRFVLKDPSKASPKEIEELRMVKGCFTNAGQFQVVIGPEVGDYYQALIAAAGVNEADKEQAKVAARQNMTWFERTISHFAEIFFPLLPALISGGLILGFRNVIGDIPMSDGQTLAQSSAGWKTAYDFLWLLGEAIFMFLPVAICWSTVKKMGGTPVLGIVMGITLVSPQLMNSYLLGQQLPEVWNFGWFTIEKVGYQAQVIPSILAGMALGWIETRLKRIVPDYLYLVVVPVVSLLLAVFLAHTLIGPFGRMIGDGVAWAVKSVMTGAFAPIGAALFGFLYAPLVITGVHQTTLAIDMQMIQSMGGTPVWPIIALSNIAQASAVLGIIIVSRKTNEREISVPAAISAYLGVTEPAMYGINLKYRFPMLCAMIGSAVAGLICGLDGVMANGIGVGGLPGILSIQPQFWMVFALATLAAVVIPLVLTVLIYQRKARRGELLVL
- the treC gene encoding alpha,alpha-phosphotrehalase, translating into MSNPIPWWQNGVIYQIYPKSFQDSTGNGYGDLAGVIQRLDYLQELGVDAIWLTPVYLSPQVDNGYDVADYCAIDPAYGTLEDFERLVAAAHQRSIRIVMDMVFNHTSTEHPWFKAAQDRHSPHRQFYIWRDGSEQTPPNNWRSKFGGQAWQWHADSGQYYLHLFATEQADLNWEHPPVREELKKVCQFWADKGVDGLRLDVINLVSKQQDFLDDTLGDGRRFYTDGPRIHEFLQEMSREVFQPRGLMTVGEMSSTTLEHCQQYAANSGEELSMTFNFHHLKVDYANGEKWTLAAPDYVALKSIFRHWQQGMHNRAWNALFWCNHDQPRIVSRFGDDGELRVPAAKMLALVLHGMQGTPYIYQGEEIGMTNPGFQRIEQYRDVESLNMYAELSAQGINDRQLLAILACKSRDNGRTPMQWSAAAHAGFTCGSPWIACADNYAQINADAALADQDSVFYTYRHLIALRKQHPLLTHGDYQDLAPEHPALWCYQRSWNGQRLLVVANLSREPLRWQAEGVDAGDLWRQLAANYADAPALPQATTLRPFEAVWWLRED
- the nrdD gene encoding anaerobic ribonucleoside-triphosphate reductase → MKPVVIKRDGCQVPFDQARIGQAIERAALAVGVVDADYCATVARVVAQQMEQQQRVDIHDIQLAVENQLMAGPYKQLARAYIEYRHDRDVSRELRGRLNQEIRGLVEQSNVALLNENANKDSKVIPTQRDLLAGIVAKHYAKQHILPRDVVLAHERGEIHYHDLDYSPFFPMFNCMLIDLKGMLTNGFKMGNAEIEPPKSISTATAVTAQIIAQVASHIYGGTTINRIDEILAPFVSESFRKHQQVAQQWQIPQPDDYAMARTEKECYDAFQSLEYEVNTLHTANGQTPFVTFGFGLGTGWQSRMIQQSILKNRIAGLGKNRKTAVFPKLVFAIRDGLNHQYGDPNYDIKQLALECASKRMYPDILNYDQVVSVTGSFKTPMGCRSFLGVYQENGEQIHDGRNNIGVISLNLPRIALEAMGNEKRFWQLLDERLLLAKKALMTRIARLQGIKARVAPILYMEGACGVRLNADDDIAEIFKHGRASISLGYIGIHETINALCDNRSHLYDDETLRAKALAIVERLRAATESWKAETGYGFSLYSTPSENLCDRFCRLDTADFGVVPGVTDKGYYTNSFHLDVEKKVNPYDKLDFEAPYPPLANGGFICYGEYPNLQHNLKALEDVWDYSYSRVPYYGTNTPIDECYQCGYTGEFSCTSKGFTCPKCGNHDSAKVSVTRRVCGYLGSPDARPFNAGKQEEVKRRVKHLDNGQIG
- the nrdG gene encoding anaerobic ribonucleoside-triphosphate reductase-activating protein; its protein translation is MNYHQYYPIDVVNGPGTRCTLFVAGCVHQCPGCYNKSTWRLNSGQPFSARMADRIIADLNDQRIPRQGLSLSGGDPLHPANLATILQLVQRVRAECPGKDIWLWTGYRLDELDHQQMQVVDLINVLIDGKFVQDLKDPALIWRGSSNQVVHKLR
- a CDS encoding permease, whose protein sequence is MSQPITAPESPARAWPLWKPILFLLVVAVGLYYVKWQPYYGKAFLAADSHSIGNSILANPADSPWLAAWQYALVYFKAVWKAAVLGVLLGSLVQVLIPRDWLVRTLGHRRFSGTLLGTLIALPGMMCTCCAAPVAAGLRRQSVSSGAALAFWLSNPVLNPATLIFMGFVLGWQFAVIRLVAGVVMVLGIAWLVQRLTANDAPPAALQAAVMPQAKTPDQPFFGRWIKALWALFWSTIPIYILAVLLLGAARVWLFPHADGAVDNSLLWIVGLAIAGCLFVIPTAAEIPIVQAMMLAGMGPGPALALLMTLPAVSLPSLLMLNKAFSAKALCLTAALVALCGVATGLVGLVLM